The nucleotide window TTAACAGAGTAAACCAAATATATTGTGGTGGGTTTCGATTGATGCTTACATGATATGAGAGTCAGTCCAGAGAATACTGTACTGGTGGTAATCCTCAGAAGGATCAAACCAGAGATTgtatctctcttctctcccagtATCAGTGCTTCCATTGCCATAAACGTTGGTCTGAACCCTCCATTCTTTGCCTCTTATATTACCCAGAAACTCGAAATCGATTTCGTCATGGTTCTTGGGGAACATGTCAGCATTCGACATCTgtttaacacaaaacacaaaaaaaacgGATGAGCATCTCATCTTTTAAATTCCGGATTAATGAACACGTAACAGAGTAATTTGGGTGTGATTGGTTTGTTTGAAGATTTGAACTTTGGGCCATAAAACGAAGTTTACATTCAAGAAACTAAAGAGTAAACTTCTGGGTATCACAGAAACTGAGACtttgaaagcaaaaaaaaataataatacaagTACTAAACTTGCATTGCCAAATTGAAAGGTGAGATCCAGAGTGTTGAAAACCCACTCCAGAAACAAATTTACAACTGAAATCATCTGGTTCTTATAGTTGGATTACTCAACAGAGCTTAAAAGTGCAATCTTTCAAACTTTGCATCCGTGACTCTGAACAAGAGACTAGGAGGAGTTCTTAACCCAATTGCAATACTTTTTCTGAGTCTCATTTCTGGTGGAATAAACAAATTTGAATTATCTGTCAcatatatcatattttctatatGAAGATCCCATCGAAGTGTTTTGGACCACAAGAGAAATGAGCTGCTGCCAATATATTTGTAGTGTGTCTCATGTAATCATCATGTGGTAAGTGGTTAACTAACCATTTCCGTAAAACACTCGCACTAGGAAAACTCTAATACAAATCCAAAGTTGGTGAGGTGATGAGCAAGTGTGTCAATAATGAAGGGTgcgtttcttctttttccaaacTTTGAGATACTCCATAGTCCATGGAAAAGAAAGACCACACCTTGCCACCACTCAACTCAGCAAGATAAGTTCAGTTGTTTAACCTCCTAAGccttacattttctttatcctCCATTCAACTCATGATTAACAGCCTAACTGCACAGAGAAGAAAACCCTTTTTTCTGTGCAACCTTGGAGGACCGTTCGCCCAAATTTTGATATATCTGCAgatattttgtcttttttacTAGGAAAGATATTTCACATATTGCCAACAAAATGTTCTTTACGACCGAGTGTCTCAGTCACCTTGGCCCAATTAAAATGTAGTGACGTAGGCTCTGCTTTTGGCATTCATATCATCCAAGACCGAGTTCAAAGCGACTCCTGAAGGGTTAAATCTGGCATGGGGAAGTTAGAACTGTAAGAACTCTTCAGCCAGAGTCACACTAAGAGTATCATGCAATTTTACTGTCCTCTTTTCACTCCCATCAGAAAATATGTTTGATTAATATGAAGAAAACAGATAATGGTCAAGATTCTGAGACAAATAAACCTTCAGAACCGACCCAAAAACCTTAAGAATCGACCATTTTGGCTGACTCCTGTTGGTGCATGTTTGCATCTGGCACAGCTAATCTTGTCTGTAGCATCATGCACTAGGAATACATTAAGAATCAATTATAGAATCTTACCCAACTTTGTTTTAATAATACGAGTTGCTGCAATTTTtgtacatttcattattcagaGATGTTACAGTTTCTTAATGTTGCTCATTTCCAGCTTTTATTAATAGCAGCGAAGTCAGCCCTAATGCAGCTGTTAACAACCAACTGTTCTAGCCTAGGTTCTTAATGGGATAGGCTGCCGCAGCAAATTTTGATAATTACATTATAGAATGCCTTGTGGACCTTTGAGCATGTTATGATTGAGCATTGACATTTAGGCTTGCCTGAGAGAGAAGGTTAACTCATTTCCCCAGACAAGGATGGATCATAGTATTTACGAAATTATGCTGTATGGTTTGGTTTGGAAGGAAAAACTATAAAGTAGGCATTGAAAAACAAGGATTATCTTCAGGAAGTTATGGAAGGATTGATAATACTATAATAGAGTTGAAATACTACATGTCTACATGTGATGAAGTACATTGAAAGAGTAGACGAGAAACATGATCAACTTCTGATTCACTAGCGAGCTGACTTAAAGGcccataaatatatattgatCCGATACATTACATTACACTGTGTAGACAAACCAAACCTCTAGTTATTCTCAGATTCCGACTCACTTTTCTCGATCAGTTTTACAAAGTTGCGAACGATTGTCCTGCCTTCGGAAGTGATGATACTTTCAGGATGGAACTGGACACCCTGCAATTTTGAATTCAATGGGTTACAACAAGAACACTACATTTAGCTTATAGTGCAGATTCTACAAAACAAACATCACAATAGTCTCGCTCTACAAAATAGAATGGAAAAAGGACGCCAATGTCTTACCTGAAGATACCTATATTTCTTGTGACGAGCAGCCATTATCAGTCCATCCTCGGTCCATGCTGTAATTTCAAGTTCTTCGCTAGGAAAACTGTCCTTTTCAATTACAAGACTGTGATATCTGCCAGCAGTGAAAGggctgaaaagaaaagaaaacaaatctgTTAATAACATTAATTAATTCAGAGCCCATGTAATGCCCATGGTGTTTAATACGTATTTGTACAACTTCAAATAATTGCAAATCGGTGAAACCGttcatttttttcaataaaatacCAAACAAAGTTGGGTGTGTTTGACAGGAAAATACTTTGGACATTTAATTCCACCACACTTGCATACATCATTTTTTTAGCAACAAACCAAACCCCCAATATGCTACTGTCAAAAGCATAGATAAGTTTATAGAAAAAAGGTAAGACCCCAGATTGTTTAAAACAGAAGTAAATCCACCAACTCACTTTGATAGTCCAGCAAACAAGCTGTCTTCCTCCTTCTCATTATAATACACGGGAGAGCTCTTCCCATGCACAACACCATAAGGAGAACGAACAACATTCCCTGCAACACCACAAAGATCACTTACAAGGCAAAATAGAACCAATAATTCCACTGAtattttatgatttaatttgctaattttacaagacatgaaaagaaaaatcatagAAGATCTAGGTAATAACATGATCAAATTCATAAACCAAATATTCCGTCTTAGAAGACTTGCCTCCAAAAGCCTCCCCAATGCACTGCAGACCCATACACACACCAAACAAGGGGACAATGGGTCCTAACTCCAACACAGTTTGCAATGATATTCCAGAATCTTGGGGTGCCCCTACAAAAGGGAGGATACTATGTGTTAATAAGTACAATAGGCTTGCTCACCTAagagacagttttaagggactgtgagggacaaatgcatctcaaccacatgtattaaatataaaagcagaaattataacaatttaaaactctgcatttattttcagccatcagattcacttgtctctcacaatcccttaaaaactgtcattTAGGTGAGCAGGCCTTATAAGTACAATTGGTTATATGTTTCTCCTTTGTTTCGGTTTTCAAGCATCTATCAAAGGGAAATATCAAGAGAACTAACCTGGCCCTGGGGAGATCAAGACTCCTCTAGGATTTTTCCTATAAGAATGGAAAGATGTTATGATGAGACATTTTATAAAATCAGACATTTTAAGAATGATACATGCTCGTTCATATTTGGTTGCACCCACATTAAATAATGTTGATGGATTGGCAAACAACGATCAGGTAAAGACGTAAAGTATAGCTTCTTACCTTTTTAGTTCATCCACTGTTAATTCATCATTGCGATAAACTTCAAAGTGACATCCAAGCTCTCCCATATACTTCATATCATAAGTAAGATATTAGTACCACGCCTTCTTGACTTGTTGGAACCATCACTAAATATATAACGACAGAAAACAATCATATAGGATCGTTACGGAAATCAATACTACGCCTTCTTTACTTGTAGGAATCATTAATTAATAGAACGAcagaaaataatcatataaAAGCGTTACAAAAAAATACTTAAAACGCATACATATTCAGGAGAAATTTTGAGTTGTTATATAAAATCTCGTCAAAAGCTCGATACTTTGACAAGTATCACTCCTCATTCCCACATTTCATCTTCATTTTGCATGTGTCATCAACTCAAAAATATCCAACTACAAGAAAGTTCTAATCACTACTCTCATTCTTCACCTCTGTCCAGCTTTCACCATTCCTTGAATGAAATACATCAACTTTTCACTAAAACATCCCTCagtccaaaacaagaacaaggaAACAGAGAGGTCTAAACCAGGtgtttcatttcattttctttaaccTATCTAATGTTGTAGTCACAGATCTAATACAAAACTCCATGGTATTCCTTACATTTTTATAATTCACAACATAAATGACAAATGAAGAACACAATTCCATGAAAGATCAAATCTTTATCACTGTACACATGCATTTTACTAGCACCAAACATCAAACGAACCATGGCTTATCAaatccaaaaaattgaaaaaaggaaaacagaaacaaacctGGCAGAGATTGTAGGTGAAGCTATCATAATTGTCAATAACAATGATGGGGCTGTTGGCCCTCTTTTCAGAAACTGAAGACTTCGAATCGGTCTCATTGACAACCATTGAAGCTTTTGCAGCGAACCCATTTCCCAATTTGAGACCAGATTTCAGTTCTGCACATAAAGATAAGATCTTTgagtcaaaatcaaaatcaaaatcaaaatcaaaatcaaaactcagATAAGTTTGGGAGATTTACTTGAGTTCGTGAAAGAGGGCACATAGATTAAAGTGGGGCTAGGGTTTTGCGGGGTTTTTGGTGAGAAAGGGAGCAGCTTTGGTTGTTTCAGAGAGGCCTGAGATGTCACTGCGGCAGCCATTGAAGCAGAGTGTGGCGTCTCCGTAATTACCAGTTAATCCTACTTGGACTAGAGAGGTGGAAGACGGCGACGTTTGATTTATATGAAAAATAGGATTGGCTTTACTGAGAAAATAAAGGATGCGAGTGATAGCACCCTGAAGAGGAGGCTTATTGATACCACCACTGCCGAGGAGG belongs to Rosa chinensis cultivar Old Blush chromosome 4, RchiOBHm-V2, whole genome shotgun sequence and includes:
- the LOC112200956 gene encoding anthranilate synthase beta subunit 2, chloroplastic, producing the protein MAAAVTSQASLKQPKLLPFSPKTPQNPSPTLIYVPSFTNSKLKSGLKLGNGFAAKASMVVNETDSKSSVSEKRANSPIIVIDNYDSFTYNLCQYMGELGCHFEVYRNDELTVDELKRKNPRGVLISPGPGAPQDSGISLQTVLELGPIVPLFGVCMGLQCIGEAFGGNVVRSPYGVVHGKSSPVYYNEKEEDSLFAGLSNPFTAGRYHSLVIEKDSFPSEELEITAWTEDGLIMAARHKKYRYLQGVQFHPESIITSEGRTIVRNFVKLIEKSESESENN